In Desulfuromonadaceae bacterium, a single genomic region encodes these proteins:
- a CDS encoding DUF2914 domain-containing protein — MKKTLLLMIGIFLLLTPVLCAAEAGVARALFTTSVENREPVDELTATDTALETLFFFTEINDMAGEPVLHRWVYNGQVMAEVPFTIGGPRWRVYSSKQMIPGWVGKWRVDVVNATGEVVASKEIERSAM, encoded by the coding sequence ATGAAAAAAACGTTACTGCTGATGATCGGAATTTTCCTGCTGCTAACTCCCGTACTCTGCGCTGCCGAAGCGGGCGTTGCCCGGGCACTTTTTACCACCAGTGTTGAAAACCGTGAACCGGTTGACGAACTGACCGCCACCGACACGGCACTGGAAACACTTTTTTTCTTCACTGAAATCAACGACATGGCTGGAGAACCGGTGCTGCATCGCTGGGTTTATAACGGTCAGGTCATGGCGGAAGTGCCGTTCACTATTGGTGGACCGCGCTGGCGGGTTTATTCGAGCAAGCAAATGATTCCGGGCTGGGTCGGGAAATGGCGGGTCGATGTCGTCAACGCGACCGGTGAAGTGGTGGCGAGCAAAGAGATTGAGCGCTCTGCGATGTGA
- the cybH gene encoding Ni/Fe-hydrogenase, b-type cytochrome subunit, which translates to MLQTYYVWEWPVRITHWITFICVVVLGVTGLGIGTPFLEPALTAPYSMGWMRFVHIVFGYLFTLSVVSRIIWMFIGNRHASWKNFVAVFTRKGWQSGYKAFKYYSFLSPRTPYEIGHNGLAATAYAGVFMLLLAEIITGLALYGQYAPGGAWHRLFSPLLILVGNQYLRLIHHGILWLLVSFTIIHVYLSFMLECKMRNGLISSIFGGYKTIETDKLNR; encoded by the coding sequence ATGTTACAAACCTATTATGTCTGGGAATGGCCGGTACGGATCACTCATTGGATCACTTTCATCTGTGTTGTTGTGCTTGGTGTTACCGGTCTGGGCATCGGCACGCCCTTTCTCGAACCCGCGTTGACCGCACCGTACAGCATGGGCTGGATGCGTTTCGTGCATATAGTCTTCGGCTACCTGTTCACGCTGTCGGTAGTGAGTCGTATCATCTGGATGTTTATCGGCAATCGTCATGCGAGCTGGAAAAACTTTGTTGCCGTGTTCACACGCAAAGGCTGGCAAAGCGGCTACAAGGCTTTCAAATATTACAGCTTTTTGAGCCCCAGAACCCCTTACGAAATCGGCCATAACGGTCTTGCCGCCACGGCCTACGCCGGGGTTTTTATGTTGCTGCTGGCTGAAATTATCACCGGCCTGGCGCTGTACGGCCAATACGCCCCCGGTGGAGCGTGGCACCGTTTGTTCTCGCCGCTGCTGATCCTGGTCGGCAATCAGTACCTGCGCCTGATCCACCACGGCATTCTCTGGCTGCTGGTATCTTTTACCATCATCCACGTTTATCTGTCGTTCATGCTTGAGTGCAAGATGCGCAACGGCTTGATCAGCAGTATTTTCGGTGGCTACAAAACGATTGAAACCGACAAGCTAAACCGCTAG
- the fumC gene encoding class II fumarate hydratase — protein MTERTPATRTETDTFGAIEVPADRFWGAQTQRSLQNFKISDELLPRPLIRALGIIKLCAARTNIALGKLDETLGQAIVTAAEEVISGRLDEHFPLVVWQTGSGTQSNMNANEVIANLASEYLGGTLGTKTPVHPNDHCNCSQSSNDVFPTAMHIAAIEQLHSPLLPALTALRAALDAKVVAWQEIIKIGRTHLQDATPLSLGQEFSGYAAQVSLGCERINDSFKRLYPLAQGGTAVGTGLNAPAQFAVRFAAEVAAVSGLPFCTAANKFEALAAHDALVELSGVLNTIAVSFNKIANDIRLLGSGPRSGLGELRLPENEPGSSIMPGKVNPTQCEALTMVCAQVMGNHTTVTIAGAQGHFELNVFKPVIIYNVLQSIRLLADAAVSFTDNCVVGLEPNRERINELMERSLMLVTALAPQIGYDKAATVAKLALQNGTTLREEAVGGGYVSAEEFDALVRPELMIAPQ, from the coding sequence ATGACCGAGAGAACACCTGCCACGCGTACCGAAACCGATACTTTTGGCGCGATCGAAGTGCCCGCCGACCGTTTCTGGGGGGCGCAGACCCAGCGTTCGCTCCAGAATTTCAAGATCAGTGACGAGCTGTTGCCGCGCCCACTGATTCGGGCGCTGGGGATCATTAAACTGTGTGCCGCGCGCACCAATATTGCCCTTGGTAAGCTTGATGAAACGCTTGGCCAGGCAATCGTGACTGCCGCCGAAGAGGTGATTTCCGGTCGGCTTGATGAACACTTCCCGCTGGTTGTGTGGCAAACCGGTTCCGGTACCCAGTCGAATATGAACGCCAATGAGGTGATTGCCAATCTCGCCTCTGAATACCTCGGCGGCACGCTGGGGACGAAAACACCGGTACATCCGAACGATCACTGTAATTGCAGTCAGTCATCGAACGATGTCTTTCCGACGGCGATGCACATTGCCGCGATTGAACAGCTTCATAGCCCGTTGTTGCCAGCCCTCACCGCCCTGCGCGCCGCTCTTGACGCCAAGGTCGTCGCCTGGCAAGAGATCATCAAGATTGGTCGAACCCATTTGCAGGATGCCACGCCGCTGTCGCTGGGGCAGGAATTCTCCGGTTATGCGGCGCAGGTGTCGCTGGGGTGCGAGCGGATCAATGACAGCTTCAAGCGTCTTTATCCCCTGGCGCAGGGGGGGACGGCGGTCGGTACGGGACTGAATGCGCCAGCGCAGTTCGCCGTACGCTTTGCCGCCGAGGTTGCCGCCGTCAGCGGACTGCCGTTTTGCACAGCGGCGAACAAGTTTGAGGCGCTGGCGGCGCACGATGCCCTGGTCGAACTGTCCGGAGTACTCAACACCATTGCCGTCAGTTTCAACAAGATCGCCAACGATATTCGTCTGCTTGGTTCCGGGCCGCGTTCAGGGTTGGGTGAGTTGCGCCTGCCGGAGAACGAGCCGGGATCATCGATCATGCCGGGGAAAGTCAATCCGACCCAGTGCGAGGCGTTGACCATGGTCTGTGCGCAGGTGATGGGGAACCATACCACGGTGACGATTGCCGGCGCGCAAGGGCATTTCGAACTCAATGTTTTTAAACCGGTGATCATCTATAATGTCTTGCAGTCAATTCGCCTGCTGGCCGACGCTGCAGTCAGCTTTACCGACAACTGTGTCGTTGGGCTGGAGCCGAATCGTGAGCGCATCAATGAACTGATGGAACGCTCACTGATGCTGGTGACCGCACTGGCACCACAGATCGGTTACGACAAGGCGGCGACAGTTGCCAAGCTGGCACTGCAAAACGGCACGACTCTGCGGGAAGAGGCCGTGGGGGGCGGTTATGTGAGTGCGGAGGAATTTGACGCTTTGGTGAGGCCGGAACTGATGATTGCACCGCAATAA